The genomic DNA GATGGTCCAGAGGCAGTGCACGCAGAAAGTCGGCGCGGAAGCCGCACCGTTGGTCCATGCTACTCGCTTCGGCGTCCTGCCCAAAATCACCGTCGCCGCCGGTAGCGGTCCGATGGCAAGATCATCAACACCGGGGACGGGGGCAGGCTGCGCGGCGGGTCGTCTCGACGCCGACGCACGACTGAAGGGGGTCAGTTGACTGCGGTGTACGTGGTGGCGTTCGTCGTCGGCGGCATCGCCGTGTTGGCGTCACTGCTGCTGGCAGAGATCGGCGGGGGCGGCGCAGACGCCGGCGCCGGCCACGGGTCGTCGACCGACGGCATGCCCTTTCTCAGCCTCACCAGCATCTCGGCCGCGCTGCTCGGTGCCGGGGCCGGCGGCCTGATCGCCACGTGGGCCGGACTCGGCCCCGTGGTCACCGGTGGCATCGCCGTCGGAAGCGCTGCAGTGTTGCTGCTGCTCCTGCAGGGGGTGGCACTGCCCTACCTGCGCCGCCAGCAGTCCAACTCCCACACCGGCCGACTGTCCTACATCGGCACGCTCGGCACCGTCACGCTGGAAATCCCCGTCGACGGGTGGGGTGAAGTCTCCTTCGTCGACCCCGAGGGCAACCGGGTGCGCTCACGCGCGGTCACCGACGAACCGCAGGCGCTGCTCAAGTCCACCCGCGTCTACATCTCCGACGTCGAAGCGGACGCCGTGCGCGTCGTCGGCGTTCCCGACACCGACCCACCGCTGGAAAGGCACTGATTCCATGTCCACGTTGATGATCGTGATCGTCGCGGTAGTGGCAGCCCTGCTGCTGTTCGTCGCGCTCCCCCTGATCTACGTCAAGAACTACATCAAGGTGCCACCCAACGAGGTGGCCGTCTTCACCGGCCGCGGCACCCCGAAGGTGGTCCGCGGCGGCGCCCGGTTCCGGATGCCCGGCATCGAGCGGGTCGACATCATGAGCCTCGAACCGTTCAACGTCAGCATCAACCTGCAGAACGCACTGTCGAACAACGGCGTGCCCGTCAACGTCGAGGCCGTGGGCCTCGTCCGCATCGGTTCGGCCGACGAGGCCGTCCAGACCGCGGTGCAACGCTTCCTCACCTCGGATCTCAACGAGCTGCAGCGCCAGATCAACGAGATCCTCGCCGGCTCGCTGCGCGGCATCACCGCGACGATGACCGTCGAGGACCTCAACTCCAACCGCGACACCCTGGCCCGCAGCGTCGTCGAGGAGGCAGGCGGTGACCTGTCGCGCATCGGCATGGAGGTCGACGTGCTGAAGATCGCGGGCATCTCCGACGCCAACGACTACCTGAAGTCGCTCGGCCAGCGACGCATCGCGGAGGTCAAGCGCGACGCCGCCGTCGGCACGGCCGAAGCCGAGCGCGACGCGCAGATCCAGTCCGCCAAGGCGCGCCAGGAGGGGTCCGTCGCCCAGGCCGAGGCGGACACCGCGATCGCGACGGCCAACCAGCGCCGCGACGTCGAACTCGCCCGGCTGCGCGCGCAGACCGAAGCCGAGAACGCCCAGGCCGATCAGGCCGGGCCACTCGCGAACGCCCGGGCGCAGAAGGACGTCGGCATCGCGACCGAACAGGCCGAGGCCGCCCGGGTGCAGGCCCGCATCGAGGTCGAGCAGCGCCGTAGCGAACAGGCCACCGCCGCCCTGCAAGCCGACGTCATCGCGCCTGCCGAAGCGCAGCGCCAAGCCGACATCGCCCGCGCCGAGGGTCAGCGCCAGGCATCGATCCTCGCCGCGGAGGCCAAGGCGGAGGCGGCACGGCAGGCCGGTCAGGCCGAGGCCGATGCACGCAAGGCCGCCGCCGACGCACTGCGCGTCGAGCGGCAGGCCGAGGCCGACGGCATCAAGGCGCGGCTGGTCGCCGAGGCCGCGGGCAAGAAGGAGATCGCGGTGGCACTCAACAGCTACAGCCCGGACGCGGCGCGCCTGCTGACGCTGCCCGACGTGCTGGCGACGGTCGTGAAGGCGACCGAGGCCGCCGCCATGCCGCTCGCCGAGATCGAACGCCTGTCGATCATCGGTGGCGCGGGTGACGCCCAAGACGCCGTCGGCGGCCTGCTCGGGGTCAGTCCCCTGGCGGTGGCGAAGATCGTCGAGGCGCTCAAGTCCTCGGGCATCGACCTGGCCGCGCTGCTCGAGAGCCGCAACGGGCACCGTGGCGATGGGCACGGTGACGGCCACGCCGGCGACGAGCAGTCGTCGGTGACCTGGGGCCCGACCGCCCGAAACGTGGTGGACCCGCAGGCCTGAGCCCCGCTCAGTTTCCCTCGGCGGACGCCTTGATCGCCGCCAGGGTCACGGGGATGCCGCTGGTCGCCTGGTCGCTGCGCTGGGCGATCTCGGCCTCGGCACGCTCGCCGAACTTCTCGCCGAACCCGGCAATGCCCTTGGGCAGGAATCTCCAGTCCTGGGTCAGCCGCGTGCCGGTCTCCCCCGTCGGCTCCAGCCGGAAGCCCCAGCGGACCCACCCCTCGTTGACCTCCCACGCGAACTCGCGCGCCGGCTCGGCGACGACCACCTGACTGCGGGTCTCCCAGGTCCGTTCGGGCAGCTCGTTGCGCCCCGTGAACCACGCGCCGGGCTGCGCACCCGCGGCCGGATCGTCCCACCAGCAGGCCTTGCAGATGGGGCTCCAGTCGCCCATTCGGGTGACGTCGGACACCAGCGCGTAGACCTCGTCGGGCGTGCGTTCGATCAGAACGGAGTCGGAGAACTCGAGAATCGTCATCCCAGCGAGCCTAGGCATTCCGAGCGTGCGTGTTCGCCGTGGGCCGAACCGTGCCGCTGACCCGATATCCGCTGGACCACCAGCGCATAATGATCGGTGATGAGTGGACCCGAACACCCGCAACGACGGCCTGCGATCCTCACCGTTGATGACGATCCGGCCGTTTCCCGAGCGGTCGCACGCGACCTGCGCCGGCACTACGGCGAGCGCTACCGCATCGTGCGCGCCGAGTCCGGCGCAGACGCGCTGGACACATTGAAGGAACTGAAGCTGCGCGGCGAGACCGTCGCGGTCTTCGTCGCCGACTACCGCATGCCCCACATGAGCGGCATCGAGTTCCTCGAGAAGGCCATGGACGTCTTCCCGTACGCCAAGCGGGTGTTGCTCACCGCCTACGCCGACACGCACGCCGCGATCGACGCGATCAACGTCGTCGACCTCGATCACTACCTCCTCAAGCCGTGGGACCCGCCGGAGGAGAAGCTCTACCCGGTGATCGACGGGCTGCTCGAGGAGTGGCGGGCCGTCGGCGACCGCGGCATGCCGTACACGAAGGTCATCGGCCACCGCTACAGCGAGCGGTCGTGGCAGGTCCGGCAGTTCCTGGCGCGCAACGAGTACTCCTTCCGATCGGTCAACGCCGACGACCCCAAGGGCAAGCAGCTGCTCGACGCCGCGGGCCTCGACGGCAGCCGGCTGCCCGTCGTCATCACCGAGAAGGGCGACTGCCTCGTCGAGCCCACCGACGTCGAACTCGCCGAACTGCTGGGCCTGTCGACCAGCCCGCAGCTCGAGATGTACGACCTCGCGGTCATCGGCGGCGGCCCGGCAGGCCTCGCCGCCGCCGTGTACGGCGCGTCCGAGGGGCTCAAGACCGTGCTGATCGAGAAGGCCACCACCGGCGGGCAGGCCGGGCGCAGCTCGAAGATCGAGAACTACCTCGGGTTTCCGACCGGTGTCTCCGGAGCGGAGTTGACGACGTCGGCGCGCCGGCAGGCCGAACGCTTCGGCGCCGAGGTCATCACCACTCAGGAAGCCGGGAAGCTCGAGATCAATGGCGTCGGCGCGGCGCACTCGATCCGGCTCAACGAGGAGGACACCGTCGGCGCCCGCGCCATCATCCTCGCCACCGGGGTCGACTACCGCCAGCTGGAGATCGCGGGCTGCTGGGAGGATCCGGACAACCCCGCCAACAACTACATCGGCCGCGGCGTCTACTACGGCGCATCGGTGTCGGACAACAGCGAGTGCGCGGGCGAGGACGTCTACATCGTCGGCGGCGCCAACTCGGCGGGCCAGGCCGCGATGTACATGTCGGAGACGGCGAAGTCGGTGACCATGGTGATCCGCGGCCCGTCACTCGAGGCCGGCATGTCGCAGTATCTGGTCGACCGGGTCACCAAGACCCCGAACATCAAGATCCGGACCTGCACCCAGGTCGTCGATACGGGTGCCACCGACGGCCATCTCTCCGAGATCGTGCTGCTCGACAAGCAGACCGGGCAGCGCGAGACGGTGCGCTGCGACCGCATGTGTTGCTTCATCGGCGCGACGCCGCGCACGGAGTGGCTGGAGGAGGCGGGAATAGCCCGCGACGATCACGGCTTCATCCTGTCGGGGCCCGATCTACAGAACGTGGTCGGTTGGACCCTGGACCGCCCGCCGCATCACTTGGAGACGAGTGTGCCCGGAGTCTTCGTCGCCGGAGACGTGCGGTCCGAGTCGGCCAAGCGGGTGGCAGCCGCCGTCGGCGAAGGATCGATGGCCGTGATGCTGGTGCACCGGTATCTCGCAGAAGCCTGATCACTCAGGCCTGAAAGGACCAACACATGGGCGAGCATTGCGTCCGCGACGAACTCCGCACGCTGTTCCTCTTCGAGAAGCTGAGCGACGAGCAGCTCGACGTGCTGTGCCAGGCAGGCAGCATCGAGAGGTTCCCCGAGGGCCCGCTGTGCACGGAGGGTGAACCCGCGACGTGCTTCTACGTCATGCTCGAGGGTGAACTCGTCATGACCAAGCGGTCCGGCGGGGTCGACATCCAGACCGGCCGCACCTCGCAGCGCGGTGTCTACTGCGGGGCCTGGTCGGCCTACGTACCGGGCGAGGAGCACACCTATCAGGCGTCGGTGCGGCTGACCAAGCCGTCCCGGTTCTTCGTGCTCGACGCCGAGGCATTCGCGGCCTTCATGCGTTCGGAGTTCCCGATGGCCGTGCACCTGCTCGAAGGTCACATGGTGGGCGGGCGCAGGCAGAGCCAGATCATCGGCCAGCGCGAGAAGCTGTTGGCGCTGGGCACCATCACCGCCGGGCTCACCCACCAGCTGAACAACCCCGCCGCGGCCACCGCGCGGGCGACCTCGGACCTGCGCGAGACGGTCGGCAAGATGCGCCACAAGCTCGCGATGCTCGCCAACGGCAAGTTCACCCCCGAGGCGCTGAGCGTCCTGGTGAGCATCCAGGAGGAAGTGGCCGAACAGGTCGCGAAGTCCAAGTCCGTCGAGCTGTCCGCACTCGAGGCGTCCGACCGCGAGGATGCGATCGGCGACTGGCTCGAAGAGCACGACATCATCGGCGCGTGGGACTACGCCCCCACCTTCGTCGACGCCGGCCTCGACACCGATTGGCTGGAGCGCATCCTCGCCTCGGTCGACGAGGTCGACGCGACCGCATCGCTGCAGGGCGCACTGGGCTGGCTGAAGTACACCATCGACACCGAGCTGCGGATGAACGAGATCGCCGAGGCCAGCAAGCGCATCTCGGCGTTGCTGACCGACGCCAAGCACTACTCGCAGATGGACCGCGGCGCCTACCAGAGCGCCAACGTCCACGAACTGCTGCGCAGCACGATCATGATGTTCGGCGACAAGATCGGCCACCAGGGCAAGGGCAGGCCGGTCACCCTGGTCAAGGACACCGACCAAACGCTGCCCGAATTGGTCTGCTACCCAGGCGATCTCAACCAGGTGTGGACGAACCTCATCGAGAACGCGCTCCAGGCGATGGACGGGCACGGCACGCTGACCATTCGCACCGCGCGGGAGAACGAGGACATGATCCGCGTGGAGATCTGCGACGACGGACCCGGCATCCCCCAGGACATCATCGATCGCATCTTCACGCCGTTCTTCACCACCAAGCCGTTCGGCGAGGGCACCGGGCTCGGCCTGGACCTGGCGTGGCGCATCGTCGTCGAGAAGCACCACGGCAACATGTCGGTGCACAGCAAGCCCGGCGACACTCGCTTCATCGTCACGCTGCCGCTGCAGGCACCCCCGCCGATCACGCCGACACCCGGCGAACTCGCCGCGGCCGGGACGGAATAGTTCGGATCCGCGCGAGTCGATCGGAATAGGCGTCGGCAGGGGCTGGGTTGACCCGAACATGACCCACGCAGATGCCACCGCACCCGAGCGCTCGTCGAAACCGGATCTCGGCACGTTCGGCGTGTTCGGCCACTACTCGCAGTTCCGCCAGCTGTCCCCAGAACAGCTGCGCGAGATCGAGGCGCTCGGCTACGGCGCCATCTGGGCAGGCGGGTCGCCGCCCGCCGAACTCGACTGGGTCGACCCCGTCCTCGAGGTCACCGATCACATCAAGCTCGCCACCGGCATCGTCAACATCTGGACCGCCGCAGCCGGTCCGGTCGCGGAGTCCTACCACCGTCTCGAGGCCGCGTATCCCGGTCGCTTCCTGCTCGGCATCGGCGTCGGCCACCCCGAGGCGCACACCGAGTTCGCGAAGCCCTACGACGCGCTCACCGAGTACCTAGACGAACTGGACCAGCACGGCGTGCCCAAGGAGCGCAGGGTGGTCGCGGCGCTCGGGCCCCAGGTGCTGAAGCTCTCGGCCCGGCGCAGCGCGGGCGCGCACCCGTACCTGACCACGCCGGAGCACACTGCCCAGGCGCGCGAGCTGCTCGGCGCGGAGGCGTTCATCGCACCGGAGCACAAGGTGGTCCTGACAACCGACGCCGCCGAGGCCCGCAGGGTCGGCCGCAAGGCCCTCGAGGTCTACCTCGGCCTGACGAACTACCTCAACAACTGGAAGCGGCTCGGCTTCACAGACGCCGACGTGGCCAAGCCGGGAAGCGACGCGCTGGTCGACTCCGTCGTCGCCTACGGCACCACCGAGGAGATCACCGCCCGGCTGCGCCAGCATCTGGAAGCGGGTGCAGATCACGTGCCTGTTCAGGTTCTAACGGGTACTGACAAGCTTGTACCGGCGCTGGCCGAGCTGGCCGGCGCACTCGGCTTGCGCTGACCTGCCTGATCGATTGAAGGGACCACCCGAATGACACAGCCCGTCGACCTCAAGCCCAACCTCGGCCGCTACGGCGTCTGGACGTTCGGCGCACCCAAGCCCGAGCAGGCCGCACAGATCGAGGAACTGGGCTACGGCGCGGTATGGATCGGGGGCTCGCCCGCCGGCGACCTGAGCTACGTCGAACCGCTGCTGGAGGCGACCGAGACGCTGCAGGTCGCGACCGGCATCGTCAACGTGTGGACCGCCAAGGCCGAGGAAGTGGCCGAGGCCTACCACCGCGTGGAGGAGGCCTACCCGGGCCGGTTCCTGCTCGGCGTCGGCATCGGTCACCCGGAGCACACCGAGGAGTACCGCAAGCCCTACGACGTGCTGGTCGAGTATCTCGACGCGCTCGACACCGCCAAGGTGCCGACGAGCCGGCGGGTGGTCGCCGCCCTGGGCCCGAAGGTGCTCAAGCTCTCGGCTCAGCGCAGTGCCGGCGCGCACCCCTACCTGACCACGCCTGAGCACACCGGCCAGGCCCGCAACATCCTCGGCAACAGCGTCTACCTCGCACCGGAGCACAAGGTCGTGCTGAGCACCGACGTCGAGGAGGCCCGCGAGGTGGGCCGCGGCTCCGTGGACTTCTACCTGAATCTGAGCAATTACCTGAACAACTGGAAGCGGCTCGGCTTCACCGACGAGGACATCGCCAAGCCGGGAAGCGACAAGCTGATCGACGCGGTGGTCGCGCACGGCACGGCCGAGGCGGTGGCCGCCCGGCTCGACGAGCACCTGGGCTCGGGCGCCGACCACGTGGCCATCCAGGTGCTGGGCGGCTGGGACAAGCTGATCCCGACGCTGACCGAACTGGCGGGCCCGTTGGGGCTCAAGGAGTCGTAGCCCCGGCCGACTGCCGTCCAGCCTCCGCAAACCCAGCTGCGACCAAACGATGGTTGCCAGATCTAGTCCCTGGGACTGGATCTGGGCTACTGTCGTGCCCCCCAATTCTGTGACACGATGGCGCCCGTAGTTCTCAAGTGAGCCGGGGGGTTTCACGACATGTCCACGACTGTGTCCTCAGCCGAGGCGAGGACGGCCGCGCCACGTGACCGTCACATTGCCGAAGTCACGCCGCTACGGGTGTGGCAACGCCGTTACGCGTCGTGGTTGAGGGTGTCCGACACGGTGGTCGTCGTGGCGTCGGTGTTCGCGTCGCAACTACTGCGGTTCGGGTACAACGAGGACGGGCCCGCGTTCAGCATGGTGTCCGGCGGGATCGCGGCGGGCTGGTTGCTGCTGCTGGGAGCGTTCCGCACGCGGGCGCGCAGTGTGCTCGGCGTCGGCACCGAGGAGTACCGGCGCGTCTGGACGGCCACGATGACGACCTTCGTGGGGGTCGCACTGATCTCGAGCCTGCTCAAGCTGGACCTCTCGCGCGGCTACCTGGCGATCGCACTGCCGCTCGGCATGACTGCACTCACCCTCAACCGGCACGTGGCCCGTCGGTACGTCAGCGCGCAGCACCGCAGGGGCAGGTTCGCCAATCCCGTTCTCGCCGTTGGCAGTCTGCGGGCGGTCGACGAGTTCGCCCACTCGCTGACCAAGCATCCGACGCACGGCTACCGGCTCATAGGCTCCTGCTCCCCCAGCGTCTTGCGCCAGCATGCCGAAGGCACCGACGACGGCGAGCCCGTGGAGAGCGACTTCGCGCAGACCGTGCGCCGCTCAGGAGCCACCACCGTGGTCGTCCTGTCCGGCGACCTGACGGCGAGCGAACTGCGCTCACTGTCGTGGCAGCTGGAGGCCCTCGACGTCGACCTCGTCATGTCACCGGGCATGGTGGACGTGGCGGAGCCCCGGCTGACCTTGCGCGCGGGCGGCGGGCTCCCCCTCCTACACGTCGAGAAGCCGCAGTACGACGGGGCCAAGCGGATCGGCAAGCGCGCCTTCGACGTCGGCTTCTCACTGCTGGTCCTCACCCTGCTGCTGCCTGCGCTTCTCGGCGCCGCACTGGCCGTGAAGCTGACCAGCCGGGGGCCGGTGTTCTACCGCGCGAATCGAATCGGCCTCGACGGCAAGCCGTTTCGCATGATCAAGTTCCGCAGCATGGTCGCCGACGCCGATGCGATGACGGCCACGCTCACGCACCTCAACGAGTCCGACGGCCTGCTGTTCAAGATCCGCGACGACCCGCGCGTAACCCGCGTCGGCCACTTCCTGCGGCGCTACAGCATCGACGAACTGCCGCAGTTCCTCAACGTACTGCGCGGCGAGATGAGCGTCGTCGGTCCGCGTCCGCCGCTCCCCCGCGAGGTCGACGCGTACGACGCCGACGTCCGACGGCGTCTCCTGGTCCGGCCGGGGATCACGGGACTGTGGCAGGTGAGCGGGCGATCGGACCTGTCGTGGGAGGACTCGGTGCGGCTCGACCTGTCGTACGTGGAGAACTGGTCGATGGCCGCCGATCTGGCCATCGCGGCCGCTACCGTCAACGCCGTACTCGCCGGCCGCGGCGCCTACTGACCTCCTCGGCGCCGATAGGATTCGTTCATGCGACTGCTCGTCACCGGTGGTGCAGGCTTCATCGGTGCCAACTTCGTGCACGCGGTAGTGCGCGAGCACCCGGAGGCGACGGTGACGGTGCTCGACGCGCTCACCTATGCGGGCAGTGCCGAGGCGCTGGATCCGGTGGCCGACGACATCACGCTGGTGCGCGGCGACGTGTCCGACACCGAACTGGTGAATGCCCTGGTGTCCGAGTCGGACGCGGTCGCGCACTTCGCCGCCGAGACGCACGTCGACAACGCGCTGGCCGATCCGGAACCGTTCCTGCGCGCCAACGTCATCGGCACCTTCGCCGTGCTGGAGGCCGTCCGCCGCCACGGCGTCCGCCTGCACCACGTGTCGACCGACGAGGTCTACGGCGACCTACCGCTCGACGACGGATCACGCTTCACCGAGGCCACGCCCTACAACCCGTCGAGCCCGTACTCCGCCACCAAGGCCGCAGCCGACATGCTGGTGCGCGCGTGGGTGCGGTCTTACGGGGTCCGGGCGACGATCTCCAACTGCTCCAACAACTATGGGCCGTACCAACACGTGGAGAAGTTCATCCCGCGTCAGATCACCAACGTCCTGTCCGGCCGACGACCGAAGCTGTACGGCACGGGCGCGAACGTGCGCGACTGGATTCACGTCGACGATCACAACCGCGCGGTGTGGCTGATCCTGGAGCGCGGCACGATCGGACGGACGTATCTCATCGGAGCGAACGGTGAGCGGGACAACCTGTCGGTGATGCGGACCCTGCTGCGGCTGATGGGCCGCGATCCCGACGACTTCGACCACGTCACCGACCGCGTCGGCCACGATCTGCGCTACGCCATCGACCCGTCGCTTCTGCACGACGAACTGCACTGGGCGCCAAAGCACACCGACTTCGAATCGGGTCTCGAGGAGACCATCGACTGGTATCGGAGCAACGAATCCTGGTGGCGTCCACTGAAGGACGGCGTCGAGGCCAACTATGCGGAGCGTGGTCAGTGACGGTGCGGGAGCTGTCCGTTCCCGGTGCCTGGGAGATCACGCCGACCATTCACCCCGACTCGCGCGGCCGGTTCTTCGAATGGTTCACCGACGCCACCTTCACCGAGATGACCGGCCACCGCTTCGACCTGGCGCAGGCGAACGCGTCGGTCTCGGCCAAGGGGGTCCTGCGCGGCCTGCACTTCGCCGAACTGCCGCCGAGTCAGGCGAAGTACGTGACGTGCCTGCGCGGTTCGGTGTTCGACGTGGTCGTCGACATCCGGGTCGGCTCACCCACGTTCGGCCGCTGGGACTCGGTGCTGCTCGACGACCGCGAGCACAGATCGGTGTACCTGTCGGAGGGGCTCGCGCACGGGTTCCTGGCGCTGGAGGACGAATCGACGGTGGCTTACCTGTGTTCGGCGCCGTACGCACCCGGCCGTGAACACACCGTCCGCGCGACCGATCCAGCCGTCGGCATCGACTGGCCGGTGACCGACCTCGTGCTGTCCGACCGGGATGCGGCGGCGCCCACGCTGACCGAGGTCCAGGCCGCCGGCCTCCTCCCGACGTGGGACGACACCCGCGCGTTCGTCGACGAATTGCGTCGCCGAGCGTCCGGCGGGTAGCCGTCGCCGCGCGTCCCACCGACGGTCTCCTCCACCCCCTTGCGACCGCGCCGACCGATTACTAGGATTTCCTAGTAATCACATCCGCACTACGCCATCGGCGGCCTAGGGGCACCTCATGAGCACTCGCATCCAGCACTTCATCGACGGCCAGCGCAGCGATCTCGCGTCGACCCGCACCGCCGACGTCCTCAACCCGAGCACCGGCGAGGTGCAGGCGCAGGTCCTGCTCGCCTCGGCGGCCGACGTCGACACCGCGGTCACCTCCGCGGTGGCCGCGCAGCGGGAGTGGGCGGCGTGGAACCCGCAGCGGCGGGCGCGCGTGATGATGAAGTTCGTCGAACTGGTCAACGCCAATGCCGACGAGCTCGCGGTGCTGCTGTCGAAGGAACACGGCAAGACCGTCGCCGACTCGCTCGGCGACATCCAGCGCGGCGTCGAGGTGATCGAGTTCGCGATCGGCATCCCGCACCTGCTCAAGGGCGAGTACACCGAGGGCGCAGGGACCGGCATCGACGTCTACTCGCTGCGCCAGCCGCTCGGCGTGGTCGCAGGGATCACCCCGTTCAACTTCCCCGCGATGATTCCGTTGTGGAAGGCAGGCCCCGCGCTGGCCTGCGGCAACGCGTTCATCCTCAAGCCCTCCGAGCGCGACCCCTCGGTACCGGTGCGGCTGGCCGAGCTGTTCCTCGAAGCCGGCCTGCCCGCGGGCGTCTTCCAGGTGGTCCAGGGCGACAAGGAGGCCGTCGACGCCATCCTGGCCCACCCCGACATCCAGGCCGTCGGGTTCGTCGGCAGCTCCGACATCGCGCAGTACATCTACTCCACCGCCGCGGCGAACGGAAAGCGTTCGCAGTGCTTCGGCGGCGCGAAGAACCACATGATCGTGATGCCCGACGCCGACCTCGATCAGGCCGTCGACGCCCTCATCGGCGCCGGCTACGGCAGCGCCGGCGAGCGTTGCATGGCCATCAGCGTCGCCGTTCCGGTCGGCGAGGAGACGGCCGACCGCCTGCGGGCGCGCCTCGTCGAGCGGATCAACAACCTGCGGGTCGGTCACAGCCTCGACCCGAAGGCCGACTACGGGCCACTGGTCACCGGTGCCGCGCTGGAGCGCGTGAAGGACTACATCGGCCAGGGTGTCGAGGCAGGCGCCGAACTCGTGGTCGACGGCCGCGAGCGAGCCAGTGACGAGCTGACCTTCGACGACCAGAGCCTCGAGGGCGGCTACTTCATCGGCCCCACCCTGTTCGACCACGTCACCTCGGACATGAGCATCTACACCGACGAGATCTTCGGACCCGTGCTCTGCATCGTGCGCGCC from Mycolicibacterium arabiense includes the following:
- a CDS encoding SRPBCC family protein — protein: MTILEFSDSVLIERTPDEVYALVSDVTRMGDWSPICKACWWDDPAAGAQPGAWFTGRNELPERTWETRSQVVVAEPAREFAWEVNEGWVRWGFRLEPTGETGTRLTQDWRFLPKGIAGFGEKFGERAEAEIAQRSDQATSGIPVTLAAIKASAEGN
- a CDS encoding flotillin family protein, whose translation is MSTLMIVIVAVVAALLLFVALPLIYVKNYIKVPPNEVAVFTGRGTPKVVRGGARFRMPGIERVDIMSLEPFNVSINLQNALSNNGVPVNVEAVGLVRIGSADEAVQTAVQRFLTSDLNELQRQINEILAGSLRGITATMTVEDLNSNRDTLARSVVEEAGGDLSRIGMEVDVLKIAGISDANDYLKSLGQRRIAEVKRDAAVGTAEAERDAQIQSAKARQEGSVAQAEADTAIATANQRRDVELARLRAQTEAENAQADQAGPLANARAQKDVGIATEQAEAARVQARIEVEQRRSEQATAALQADVIAPAEAQRQADIARAEGQRQASILAAEAKAEAARQAGQAEADARKAAADALRVERQAEADGIKARLVAEAAGKKEIAVALNSYSPDAARLLTLPDVLATVVKATEAAAMPLAEIERLSIIGGAGDAQDAVGGLLGVSPLAVAKIVEALKSSGIDLAALLESRNGHRGDGHGDGHAGDEQSSVTWGPTARNVVDPQA
- a CDS encoding sugar transferase, which encodes MSTTVSSAEARTAAPRDRHIAEVTPLRVWQRRYASWLRVSDTVVVVASVFASQLLRFGYNEDGPAFSMVSGGIAAGWLLLLGAFRTRARSVLGVGTEEYRRVWTATMTTFVGVALISSLLKLDLSRGYLAIALPLGMTALTLNRHVARRYVSAQHRRGRFANPVLAVGSLRAVDEFAHSLTKHPTHGYRLIGSCSPSVLRQHAEGTDDGEPVESDFAQTVRRSGATTVVVLSGDLTASELRSLSWQLEALDVDLVMSPGMVDVAEPRLTLRAGGGLPLLHVEKPQYDGAKRIGKRAFDVGFSLLVLTLLLPALLGAALAVKLTSRGPVFYRANRIGLDGKPFRMIKFRSMVADADAMTATLTHLNESDGLLFKIRDDPRVTRVGHFLRRYSIDELPQFLNVLRGEMSVVGPRPPLPREVDAYDADVRRRLLVRPGITGLWQVSGRSDLSWEDSVRLDLSYVENWSMAADLAIAAATVNAVLAGRGAY
- a CDS encoding LLM class F420-dependent oxidoreductase — encoded protein: MTQPVDLKPNLGRYGVWTFGAPKPEQAAQIEELGYGAVWIGGSPAGDLSYVEPLLEATETLQVATGIVNVWTAKAEEVAEAYHRVEEAYPGRFLLGVGIGHPEHTEEYRKPYDVLVEYLDALDTAKVPTSRRVVAALGPKVLKLSAQRSAGAHPYLTTPEHTGQARNILGNSVYLAPEHKVVLSTDVEEAREVGRGSVDFYLNLSNYLNNWKRLGFTDEDIAKPGSDKLIDAVVAHGTAEAVAARLDEHLGSGADHVAIQVLGGWDKLIPTLTELAGPLGLKES
- a CDS encoding ATP-binding protein; this translates as MGEHCVRDELRTLFLFEKLSDEQLDVLCQAGSIERFPEGPLCTEGEPATCFYVMLEGELVMTKRSGGVDIQTGRTSQRGVYCGAWSAYVPGEEHTYQASVRLTKPSRFFVLDAEAFAAFMRSEFPMAVHLLEGHMVGGRRQSQIIGQREKLLALGTITAGLTHQLNNPAAATARATSDLRETVGKMRHKLAMLANGKFTPEALSVLVSIQEEVAEQVAKSKSVELSALEASDREDAIGDWLEEHDIIGAWDYAPTFVDAGLDTDWLERILASVDEVDATASLQGALGWLKYTIDTELRMNEIAEASKRISALLTDAKHYSQMDRGAYQSANVHELLRSTIMMFGDKIGHQGKGRPVTLVKDTDQTLPELVCYPGDLNQVWTNLIENALQAMDGHGTLTIRTARENEDMIRVEICDDGPGIPQDIIDRIFTPFFTTKPFGEGTGLGLDLAWRIVVEKHHGNMSVHSKPGDTRFIVTLPLQAPPPITPTPGELAAAGTE
- a CDS encoding LLM class F420-dependent oxidoreductase, producing the protein MTHADATAPERSSKPDLGTFGVFGHYSQFRQLSPEQLREIEALGYGAIWAGGSPPAELDWVDPVLEVTDHIKLATGIVNIWTAAAGPVAESYHRLEAAYPGRFLLGIGVGHPEAHTEFAKPYDALTEYLDELDQHGVPKERRVVAALGPQVLKLSARRSAGAHPYLTTPEHTAQARELLGAEAFIAPEHKVVLTTDAAEARRVGRKALEVYLGLTNYLNNWKRLGFTDADVAKPGSDALVDSVVAYGTTEEITARLRQHLEAGADHVPVQVLTGTDKLVPALAELAGALGLR
- a CDS encoding response regulator, encoding MSGPEHPQRRPAILTVDDDPAVSRAVARDLRRHYGERYRIVRAESGADALDTLKELKLRGETVAVFVADYRMPHMSGIEFLEKAMDVFPYAKRVLLTAYADTHAAIDAINVVDLDHYLLKPWDPPEEKLYPVIDGLLEEWRAVGDRGMPYTKVIGHRYSERSWQVRQFLARNEYSFRSVNADDPKGKQLLDAAGLDGSRLPVVITEKGDCLVEPTDVELAELLGLSTSPQLEMYDLAVIGGGPAGLAAAVYGASEGLKTVLIEKATTGGQAGRSSKIENYLGFPTGVSGAELTTSARRQAERFGAEVITTQEAGKLEINGVGAAHSIRLNEEDTVGARAIILATGVDYRQLEIAGCWEDPDNPANNYIGRGVYYGASVSDNSECAGEDVYIVGGANSAGQAAMYMSETAKSVTMVIRGPSLEAGMSQYLVDRVTKTPNIKIRTCTQVVDTGATDGHLSEIVLLDKQTGQRETVRCDRMCCFIGATPRTEWLEEAGIARDDHGFILSGPDLQNVVGWTLDRPPHHLETSVPGVFVAGDVRSESAKRVAAAVGEGSMAVMLVHRYLAEA
- the rfbB gene encoding dTDP-glucose 4,6-dehydratase; its protein translation is MRLLVTGGAGFIGANFVHAVVREHPEATVTVLDALTYAGSAEALDPVADDITLVRGDVSDTELVNALVSESDAVAHFAAETHVDNALADPEPFLRANVIGTFAVLEAVRRHGVRLHHVSTDEVYGDLPLDDGSRFTEATPYNPSSPYSATKAAADMLVRAWVRSYGVRATISNCSNNYGPYQHVEKFIPRQITNVLSGRRPKLYGTGANVRDWIHVDDHNRAVWLILERGTIGRTYLIGANGERDNLSVMRTLLRLMGRDPDDFDHVTDRVGHDLRYAIDPSLLHDELHWAPKHTDFESGLEETIDWYRSNESWWRPLKDGVEANYAERGQ